In the Candidatus Rhodoblastus alkanivorans genome, one interval contains:
- a CDS encoding DUF932 domain-containing protein, translated as MTQVEVLDARRDAAGGYKVDVSRGERIGRVSSEWFSRPDDERYLSLSELARAVAGRAERSRSRVVESALIQVEASRDNPERLSLSLPGAKSPVAPTHWSFGQLASLVGAPAAYLRQLPAALAGINLQYGLTQHRPEQVKTLETEDGRVELRAVTGPDYGRIFDHELVEAVQRIAGDGTGDTRWKVPGVLDWSTGVYNPRVDITKDTTTLYASDRDVFLFLVDDLNPIEAGRLPDGSPDIFFRGFYCWNSEVGAKTLGIASFYLRAVCQNRNLWGVEDFEEITIRHSKYAASRFAHEAAPALLNFANSSPMPFINGVKAAREKIVARNDEDRSEFLRKRGFSKAETGKIIDAVLAEEGRPPESIFDFVQGITAVARDKPHQDARLDMEAKAKKLLDRAA; from the coding sequence ATGACCCAGGTTGAGGTTCTGGACGCCCGGCGGGATGCGGCTGGCGGCTATAAGGTGGATGTGAGCCGGGGCGAAAGGATCGGGCGCGTCTCGTCGGAGTGGTTTTCGCGGCCGGACGACGAGCGCTATCTGTCGCTTTCCGAGTTGGCGCGCGCGGTCGCCGGTCGCGCGGAGCGCAGCCGCTCCCGCGTCGTCGAGAGCGCGCTGATTCAGGTCGAAGCCAGTCGCGACAATCCGGAAAGGCTGTCGCTGTCCTTGCCGGGCGCCAAAAGCCCTGTTGCGCCAACCCATTGGAGTTTCGGGCAGCTTGCGAGCCTGGTGGGCGCCCCGGCCGCCTATCTTCGCCAGCTTCCAGCGGCGCTGGCGGGCATCAATCTGCAATATGGCTTGACCCAACACCGCCCCGAGCAGGTCAAGACGCTGGAAACCGAAGACGGCCGCGTCGAGCTGCGCGCGGTCACCGGCCCGGATTATGGCCGTATCTTTGACCATGAACTCGTCGAAGCCGTGCAACGCATTGCTGGCGACGGCACGGGCGACACGCGCTGGAAAGTGCCGGGCGTGCTCGATTGGTCGACCGGGGTCTATAATCCGCGCGTCGACATCACCAAGGATACGACCACGCTTTATGCGAGCGACCGCGACGTCTTCCTATTTCTGGTCGACGATCTGAATCCGATCGAGGCAGGCCGCCTGCCCGACGGTTCGCCCGATATTTTCTTCCGGGGCTTTTATTGCTGGAATTCCGAAGTCGGCGCGAAAACCTTGGGCATCGCGAGCTTTTACCTCCGGGCGGTCTGCCAGAACAGGAACCTATGGGGCGTTGAGGATTTCGAGGAAATCACCATCCGCCACTCCAAATACGCCGCCTCGCGCTTTGCCCATGAGGCGGCCCCTGCCCTTCTGAATTTCGCGAATTCTTCGCCCATGCCCTTTATTAACGGCGTGAAGGCGGCGCGCGAAAAAATCGTTGCGCGCAATGACGAGGATCGCAGCGAATTCTTGCGGAAGCGCGGGTTCTCGAAAGCCGAAACCGGCAAGATCATCGACGCGGTATTGGCGGAAGAAGGCCGACCGCCCGAGAGCATTTTCGATTTCGTCCAGGGCATCACCGCGGTCGCCCGGGACAAGCCGCATCAGGACGCCCGCCTGGACATGGAGGCCAAGGCGAAAAAGCTGCTCGACCGCGCGGCTTGA
- a CDS encoding type II toxin-antitoxin system MqsA family antitoxin: MASQEKVLPDTMASPETGETLTRDVRPFVVAYKGETITVDLPGYYPAGEGDGVHVGKDMSVVDEAVRALKEKVEGVPSPATIRRVRAKLKLSQREAGALLKVGENAFDKYERGLVEPSGPTSQLIKILDRHPEIADELR, from the coding sequence ATGGCCTCGCAAGAGAAGGTTCTTCCCGACACGATGGCCTCGCCCGAGACCGGCGAAACGCTGACGCGCGACGTCCGGCCTTTCGTTGTGGCCTACAAGGGCGAGACGATCACCGTCGATCTGCCGGGCTATTATCCTGCCGGGGAGGGCGACGGCGTCCACGTCGGCAAGGACATGAGCGTGGTCGACGAGGCGGTGCGCGCCCTAAAGGAAAAAGTCGAAGGCGTGCCATCGCCGGCGACGATCCGGCGGGTGCGCGCAAAACTGAAGCTGTCGCAGCGCGAGGCCGGCGCGCTTCTCAAGGTCGGCGAGAACGCCTTCGACAAATACGAGCGCGGCCTCGTCGAGCCGAGCGGCCCGACGAGCCAGCTGATCAAGATTCTCGACCGGCACCCCGAGATCGCCGACGAGCTGCGATAG
- a CDS encoding MliC family protein, which translates to MKFEACRRAQQRCHDVAGDPAARNDWMNEMVPFRYLLRLAGALAILAFAGQAGATEARYACSGRAKLIARFSPPGVRTGTVALTFATGETISLPQVMSSDGGRYADKGVEFWIKGTKATLTREGSSETCATK; encoded by the coding sequence TTGAAGTTCGAGGCATGCCGACGAGCACAGCAGCGCTGTCATGATGTTGCAGGCGATCCAGCGGCAAGGAATGACTGGATGAATGAAATGGTCCCATTTCGTTACCTCCTTCGCCTGGCGGGAGCCCTCGCGATTCTGGCCTTTGCCGGCCAGGCCGGCGCGACCGAAGCTCGCTACGCGTGCAGCGGCCGCGCGAAACTGATCGCCCGCTTTTCCCCGCCCGGCGTCAGGACGGGGACCGTCGCGCTGACTTTCGCAACCGGGGAGACCATCTCCTTGCCGCAGGTGATGTCCTCCGACGGGGGGCGTTATGCTGACAAGGGCGTAGAATTTTGGATCAAGGGAACGAAGGCGACATTGACCCGTGAGGGCAGCAGCGAAACCTGTGCGACGAAATGA
- a CDS encoding transcriptional repressor TraM — translation MRNTGQQESLEDDAIDAHRAYLQALLAWERTTHEASCPICGSKTMSVEAHKSAIVAAEAHKEACRVRFRDLVDQLGYVPRRDDLALPDERYSPACGSRAN, via the coding sequence GTGAGGAACACAGGACAGCAAGAATCGCTGGAAGACGACGCGATCGACGCTCATCGCGCCTATTTGCAAGCGCTGCTCGCGTGGGAGCGCACGACGCACGAAGCCTCCTGTCCGATCTGCGGCTCAAAGACCATGTCCGTCGAGGCCCACAAAAGCGCCATTGTCGCCGCAGAGGCGCACAAGGAGGCTTGCCGCGTGCGGTTTCGCGACCTCGTCGACCAGTTGGGATACGTGCCGCGACGAGACGATCTCGCCCTGCCGGACGAGCGGTATTCCCCGGCTTGCGGTTCGCGCGCGAACTGA
- a CDS encoding cupin domain-containing protein produces the protein MSISFLHSLGAEAPIKIPAIGLDLFVRMPPSASGGEFCFIETINAPGAGPPRHRHREAEIFRVLEGRYLYEMDGRRFYAEAGDVVSLPGGAEHGFVNVTDKPARQYILMAPALDAEAFFTELAGTMRNGIPDQALLNAFGAKWRVEFLGPPLKSTDQPTE, from the coding sequence ATGAGCATTTCCTTCCTGCATTCCCTTGGCGCGGAAGCGCCGATCAAGATCCCCGCCATCGGGCTCGATCTTTTCGTCCGCATGCCGCCATCCGCCAGCGGCGGCGAATTCTGTTTCATCGAGACGATCAACGCGCCCGGCGCCGGCCCGCCGCGCCATCGCCACCGTGAGGCGGAAATTTTCCGCGTCCTCGAAGGACGCTATCTTTACGAGATGGACGGACGGCGCTTCTACGCCGAGGCCGGCGACGTGGTCAGCCTTCCCGGCGGCGCCGAACATGGCTTCGTCAATGTGACGGACAAACCCGCCCGCCAATATATTCTGATGGCGCCGGCGCTCGACGCCGAAGCCTTTTTCACGGAATTGGCGGGGACGATGCGGAACGGGATCCCGGATCAGGCGCTGCTCAACGCCTTTGGCGCCAAGTGGCGCGTCGAATTCCTCGGTCCGCCGTTGAAAAGCACCGACCAGCCGACCGAGTGA
- a CDS encoding tautomerase family protein, whose product MPIMDVRYAAGSLDQPAKAALAKKLTDVLIKMEGGADTPGGRGFAWVFFTAFAEEDWWIGGGAGDDYVSPPGKFLVHISIPEGYMNIAHKNEVHAWVAAAITEVAGVSEPGRSILTVIDEVTEGNWGNAGHPISLESIAETVGQSKQGARLTWSRSYFEAKARAMAAAGYPKDAGGLFPSLTPLEPSRNTRP is encoded by the coding sequence ATGCCCATTATGGATGTTCGATACGCCGCGGGAAGTCTTGATCAGCCGGCTAAGGCCGCTCTCGCAAAGAAACTGACCGATGTGTTGATAAAGATGGAGGGCGGCGCCGACACGCCTGGCGGCCGTGGCTTCGCCTGGGTCTTCTTCACCGCCTTCGCCGAGGAGGACTGGTGGATCGGCGGCGGCGCTGGCGACGACTATGTCTCGCCGCCCGGAAAATTCCTCGTACATATCTCGATTCCCGAGGGCTATATGAACATTGCCCACAAGAATGAGGTTCACGCCTGGGTCGCCGCCGCGATCACCGAGGTCGCCGGCGTCTCGGAACCGGGCCGGAGCATCCTTACCGTGATCGACGAGGTAACCGAAGGCAATTGGGGCAACGCCGGTCATCCGATCAGCCTCGAAAGTATCGCGGAAACGGTCGGCCAATCGAAACAGGGCGCGCGTCTGACCTGGTCGCGCTCCTATTTCGAGGCCAAGGCCCGCGCCATGGCGGCGGCGGGTTACCCAAAGGACGCCGGGGGCCTGTTTCCATCGCTGACGCCGCTCGAACCGTCACGCAATACGCGCCCGTAG
- a CDS encoding NAD-dependent malic enzyme, whose product MTEAASDFITTALSGYDLLADSQLNKGAAFSEAERDAFNLHGLLPPNVLTLHEQVSRSLQALRAFETDLERYAFLSEIQDANETLFYALLVGNLEELLPIVYTPTVDAGCQQFSHLFHKPRGLFLSLPYKDRIDRILAQPHFDRVEAIVVTDGERILGLGDQGAGGMDIPIGKLALYTGCGGLNPATTLPILLDVGTDNPDRLADPLYIGWRHERVRGQDYDDFIEAFVSAVTARWPNVLLQWEDFAKSNATRMLERYRDRLCTFNDDVQGTAAVATGALLAAINVTGVPLTEQRVAVLGAGSAGCGIASLIRAAMRDAGLSDEEAGRRFFMVDRDGLLVERMAGLASFQLPFVQAKQAVADWKLGHPDKIDLLDVVRNAKPTALIGVSGQAGGFSESVVRAMAEFNKRPVIFPLSNPTSRAEATPQDIETWTEGRALIGVGSPFPPLTRDGARIKIDQTNNSYIFPGIGLGALAVGASRISDGMFMAAAKALAGISPARDNPKHNLLPPVSALRDVAVTVALAVALQAHKEGLAPNVPIDTIEARILARRWTPTYRPYRRAGAAES is encoded by the coding sequence ATGACCGAGGCAGCGTCCGATTTCATCACGACGGCGTTGAGCGGCTATGACCTGCTGGCCGATAGTCAGCTCAACAAGGGTGCGGCCTTTTCCGAGGCCGAGCGCGACGCCTTCAATTTGCACGGGCTGTTGCCGCCGAATGTCCTGACTCTGCATGAGCAAGTCTCGCGCAGCCTTCAGGCGCTGCGCGCCTTCGAGACCGATCTCGAACGCTACGCCTTTCTCAGCGAAATTCAGGACGCCAACGAGACCCTGTTTTACGCGCTGCTGGTCGGCAATCTCGAAGAACTGCTGCCGATCGTCTACACGCCCACGGTCGACGCCGGCTGCCAGCAGTTCAGCCATCTCTTCCACAAGCCGCGCGGGCTGTTCCTCAGTCTGCCGTACAAAGACCGGATCGACAGGATCCTGGCGCAGCCCCACTTCGACCGGGTGGAGGCGATCGTGGTGACCGATGGCGAGCGCATCCTTGGGCTGGGCGATCAGGGCGCCGGCGGCATGGACATCCCGATCGGCAAGCTGGCGCTCTACACCGGCTGCGGCGGGTTGAATCCGGCAACCACTCTGCCCATCCTGCTCGATGTCGGCACCGACAATCCGGATCGCCTCGCCGATCCGCTCTATATCGGATGGCGCCATGAGCGCGTGCGCGGTCAGGACTATGATGATTTCATCGAGGCCTTCGTCTCGGCGGTTACGGCGCGCTGGCCCAATGTCCTGCTGCAATGGGAGGATTTCGCCAAGAGCAATGCGACGCGGATGCTCGAGCGCTACCGCGATCGGCTCTGCACCTTCAATGACGACGTGCAGGGTACGGCTGCGGTCGCGACCGGCGCCTTGCTGGCGGCGATCAATGTCACCGGCGTGCCGCTGACGGAGCAACGCGTCGCGGTGCTGGGCGCGGGCTCGGCCGGCTGCGGCATCGCCAGCCTGATCCGCGCCGCCATGCGCGACGCCGGCCTCAGCGACGAGGAGGCGGGGCGGCGCTTTTTCATGGTCGATCGCGACGGCCTGCTGGTCGAGCGCATGGCCGGCCTCGCCTCGTTCCAGCTACCCTTCGTCCAGGCGAAGCAGGCGGTCGCCGATTGGAAGCTCGGCCATCCCGACAAGATCGATTTGCTCGATGTTGTGCGCAACGCGAAGCCGACCGCGTTGATCGGCGTCTCCGGTCAGGCAGGCGGCTTTTCAGAATCGGTGGTGCGCGCCATGGCCGAGTTCAACAAAAGGCCGGTGATCTTCCCGCTGTCCAATCCAACGTCGCGCGCGGAGGCGACGCCCCAGGACATCGAAACCTGGACCGAGGGCCGGGCGCTGATCGGCGTCGGCAGCCCGTTCCCGCCGCTCACGCGCGACGGCGCGCGCATCAAGATCGACCAGACTAACAACTCCTATATCTTTCCCGGAATCGGCCTGGGCGCGCTGGCTGTCGGCGCCAGTCGGATCAGCGACGGCATGTTCATGGCCGCAGCCAAGGCGCTGGCGGGCATCTCGCCCGCACGCGATAACCCAAAGCATAATCTGCTGCCGCCGGTCTCGGCGCTGCGCGACGTCGCTGTGACAGTGGCGCTCGCCGTGGCTCTCCAAGCCCACAAGGAGGGACTGGCCCCGAACGTTCCGATCGACACGATCGAAGCGCGCATCCTGGCCAGGCGCTGGACGCCGACCTACAGACCCTATCGCCGGGCCGGCGCAGCCGAGTCCTGA
- a CDS encoding twin-arginine translocation signal domain-containing protein, with amino-acid sequence MTTDEASRRNFLGQAAASAGAATLLAASTGDAIAYQGNMERALAQLQCALVRFAGPRPTRAVTG; translated from the coding sequence ATGACGACAGATGAAGCTTCACGTCGCAATTTCCTCGGCCAGGCCGCGGCGAGCGCAGGCGCAGCGACTCTGCTCGCAGCGTCGACCGGCGACGCCATCGCTTATCAAGGCAATATGGAGCGGGCCTTGGCCCAGCTTCAGTGCGCGTTGGTTCGCTTCGCCGGGCCGCGCCCGACAAGGGCGGTCACTGGGTGA
- a CDS encoding RES family NAD+ phosphorylase, whose product MLPPKEFASRPLALADIAAGTVWRRLYQTRFIDPLGYGLGPSRFSDPETSFLPPARFGVVYLGSSVKVCFLEAILRDRGVGRIRAFPIEWAELEMWTCGELRIDTALRVVDLRGDGLVRMGIPTDVARASSQDLGRAWSRAFWSHDAKPDGIIYDSRLNGETNLGLYDRALTKVSATATPRLVDCRAELASIINDFDLAIV is encoded by the coding sequence ATGCTGCCGCCGAAGGAATTCGCGTCGCGACCGCTGGCGCTCGCCGATATCGCAGCAGGCACGGTCTGGCGGCGGCTTTATCAAACCCGTTTCATCGATCCACTCGGCTACGGCTTGGGGCCGAGCCGTTTCAGCGACCCGGAAACAAGTTTCCTTCCACCCGCACGTTTTGGCGTCGTCTATCTTGGCAGCAGCGTGAAGGTTTGCTTTCTGGAGGCGATTCTGCGCGATCGTGGCGTCGGACGGATCCGCGCCTTTCCAATCGAATGGGCCGAGCTCGAAATGTGGACCTGCGGCGAGCTGCGGATTGATACGGCGTTGAGGGTCGTCGACCTTAGAGGCGACGGTCTCGTGCGGATGGGAATCCCGACCGATGTGGCGCGCGCGAGCTCGCAGGATCTCGGGCGCGCCTGGTCGCGGGCGTTCTGGTCGCATGACGCCAAGCCGGACGGGATTATCTACGACTCGCGGCTGAACGGCGAGACCAACCTCGGCCTCTATGATAGGGCGCTGACCAAGGTCAGCGCGACCGCGACGCCGCGGCTCGTCGACTGCCGGGCCGAGCTCGCCAGCATCATCAACGACTTCGATCTCGCGATCGTCTGA
- a CDS encoding CocE/NonD family hydrolase: MKATKSKPGFWANLIPLKGGLSGPQLAGWTPGPAARSGLGCSILADELIEVAPSIALAADVYLPKTPGRFPAVVAFAAYSKELHTAGIPAGNNEIGSPPVFTDRGYVHIVVTRRGMGRSGGEDAVFLNEVDAEDYAKVIQWAAQQPWCDGQVVLFGTSYYGLTQLQVARLRPPALKAFFAIETCTDYFRHIGMFGGAPQPDFFALWMGANFNPMQFKLHVPPLVRALVSHIANSPLKKLWWPKLQKRMTRIMKGFERLQPVLQTREIFAALTLDGKTRASFPLSAGPSGALDAIEAPFVVVQNAGYLNLHQFGAYDLFANASTPPDRKWLIIGPAEFELPAYHWQLEALAFFDHFVYGADNGYGGQQRVRYWAAGVKDYRAAADWPLPGSAPLRLYPASQGADAVMHRLGRAPGEGTNRWAATPLGAILTPGFDDVANQILSFDMPVETEIELTGPVTVSLSFSCNEIDSHVIARTGRVARDGTYEILSIGSIRPACRRIDAERSTATEIALDIDMPEPLTPGVPVTLRFSLTPQPVVLQPGERLRLDIGSRTDLLRSDPSHGHAQFDMQVPPYYSRNTLHYGADTFLEVMVANSRERSSQ, translated from the coding sequence ATGAAAGCCACGAAAAGCAAGCCGGGCTTCTGGGCCAATCTGATCCCGCTGAAAGGTGGGCTGTCCGGTCCGCAGCTCGCCGGCTGGACGCCGGGACCGGCCGCGCGCTCGGGCCTCGGTTGCAGCATCCTGGCGGACGAATTGATCGAGGTCGCGCCGTCGATTGCATTGGCCGCCGATGTCTATCTGCCCAAGACCCCTGGTCGTTTTCCGGCGGTTGTCGCCTTCGCGGCCTATTCCAAAGAGCTGCACACGGCCGGGATCCCGGCAGGCAATAATGAGATCGGCAGCCCGCCCGTCTTCACCGATCGCGGTTACGTCCATATCGTGGTGACGCGGCGCGGCATGGGGCGGTCCGGCGGCGAAGACGCGGTCTTCCTCAATGAAGTCGACGCCGAAGATTATGCGAAAGTCATTCAGTGGGCCGCGCAGCAGCCCTGGTGCGACGGACAGGTCGTGCTGTTCGGCACTTCCTATTACGGCCTGACCCAGCTTCAGGTCGCTCGACTGCGTCCGCCCGCGCTAAAAGCCTTCTTCGCCATCGAGACCTGCACCGATTACTTCCGCCACATCGGCATGTTCGGCGGCGCGCCGCAACCGGATTTCTTCGCGCTCTGGATGGGCGCGAATTTCAATCCGATGCAGTTCAAGCTGCATGTGCCCCCGCTCGTCCGCGCCCTGGTGAGCCACATCGCCAATTCGCCGCTGAAAAAGCTGTGGTGGCCAAAGCTGCAAAAGCGCATGACGCGGATCATGAAGGGGTTCGAGCGACTGCAACCGGTGCTGCAGACGCGCGAAATCTTCGCCGCCCTGACGCTCGACGGCAAGACCCGGGCGAGTTTTCCCCTCTCGGCAGGCCCGTCCGGCGCTCTGGACGCCATCGAGGCGCCTTTCGTCGTTGTGCAGAACGCCGGCTATCTGAACCTGCATCAGTTCGGCGCTTATGACCTGTTCGCCAACGCCAGCACGCCGCCCGACCGCAAATGGCTGATCATCGGCCCGGCGGAGTTTGAGCTGCCGGCCTATCATTGGCAGCTGGAGGCGCTCGCCTTTTTCGATCACTTCGTCTACGGCGCCGACAACGGCTATGGGGGCCAGCAGCGCGTGCGGTACTGGGCCGCCGGCGTCAAGGACTACCGCGCGGCGGCGGACTGGCCGCTTCCCGGCAGCGCCCCCCTGCGTCTTTATCCGGCGTCGCAGGGCGCCGACGCCGTCATGCATCGGCTGGGCCGTGCCCCGGGCGAGGGCACAAACCGCTGGGCGGCCACGCCCCTCGGCGCGATCCTCACGCCGGGATTTGACGACGTCGCCAACCAGATCCTGAGCTTCGATATGCCCGTCGAGACGGAAATCGAGCTGACCGGCCCCGTGACAGTGAGTCTTTCCTTCAGCTGCAACGAGATCGATTCCCATGTCATCGCTCGCACCGGGCGCGTCGCGCGCGACGGGACCTACGAAATCCTCTCCATCGGGTCGATCCGTCCGGCCTGTCGCCGCATCGATGCGGAGCGCTCCACCGCGACCGAGATCGCGCTCGACATCGATATGCCGGAACCGCTGACGCCGGGCGTTCCCGTCACGCTGCGCTTCAGCCTGACGCCGCAGCCCGTCGTGCTGCAGCCGGGCGAGCGTTTGCGGCTCGACATTGGCAGTCGCACCGATCTGCTGCGCAGCGATCCAAGCCATGGCCACGCGCAGTTCGACATGCAGGTTCCGCCCTATTATTCGCGCAACACGCTGCATTATGGCGCGGACACATTTCTGGAGGTCATGGTCGCAAATTCAAGAGAAAGGTCGTCGCAATGA
- a CDS encoding type II toxin-antitoxin system MqsR family toxin — MEKRRPTYDLEAIKLAIGSVETLAMTTTALRDATALGFDRGGIVETIGGIERSMFFKSMTTFADHRVWQDVYHVPARGLTLYVKFQADVITEFTVMSFKEK; from the coding sequence ATGGAGAAACGTCGGCCGACTTACGATCTCGAGGCCATCAAGCTCGCGATCGGTTCGGTCGAGACGCTGGCGATGACGACAACGGCTTTACGAGATGCGACGGCGCTCGGCTTCGATCGCGGCGGTATCGTCGAGACGATCGGCGGGATCGAGCGGTCGATGTTCTTCAAATCGATGACGACCTTCGCCGATCACCGCGTCTGGCAGGACGTCTATCACGTGCCGGCCCGCGGACTGACGCTCTACGTCAAGTTCCAGGCGGACGTGATCACCGAATTCACGGTGATGTCGTTCAAGGAGAAATGA
- a CDS encoding pirin family protein, with the protein MTLPFVLRANERGHDVISSDGPTSSYVAGHPGAFISRESSFNFHQYQGGRPGFGPIRVFGDETFHGAGCGYNMHPHHNFVICAFVLEGELTHINTAGEGTVDRLRQGDYYVFSAGSGGKHCELSISPENMNAIYLWALPNQLYLPPTYHRSHFDLRTRRNQIVQLVGDADGALPFPQDLRVSRLVTDRKGAFAYTLRSAEHGVYFFVVDGSLTYGATVLGRRDSLGVSGAQTLEFEVADTTDVLIVETAMVDDERIRAWEKEQPQAA; encoded by the coding sequence ATGACCCTGCCTTTCGTTCTCCGCGCCAACGAGCGCGGCCACGACGTCATCAGCTCTGATGGGCCGACGTCGTCCTATGTGGCGGGACATCCGGGCGCATTCATCAGCCGCGAGTCCAGCTTCAACTTCCATCAATATCAAGGCGGCCGCCCCGGTTTCGGTCCTATCCGCGTCTTCGGCGATGAGACCTTCCACGGCGCCGGCTGCGGCTACAACATGCATCCGCACCATAATTTTGTGATCTGCGCCTTCGTCCTGGAAGGTGAGCTGACCCACATCAACACTGCGGGCGAAGGCACGGTCGACCGGTTGCGCCAAGGCGATTACTACGTCTTCTCGGCCGGATCGGGCGGCAAGCATTGCGAGTTGAGCATCAGCCCCGAGAACATGAATGCGATCTATCTCTGGGCGCTGCCCAATCAGCTCTATCTGCCGCCAACCTATCATCGCAGCCATTTCGACCTGCGCACACGCCGCAACCAGATCGTTCAGCTCGTCGGCGACGCCGATGGCGCCTTGCCCTTCCCGCAGGACCTGCGCGTCTCGCGCCTGGTCACCGACAGGAAAGGCGCTTTCGCCTATACGCTCCGCTCGGCCGAACATGGGGTTTATTTTTTCGTCGTCGATGGATCGCTGACGTACGGCGCCACGGTGCTTGGCCGCCGCGACAGCCTCGGCGTCTCGGGCGCGCAAACACTCGAATTCGAGGTCGCCGACACCACCGATGTCCTAATCGTTGAAACCGCCATGGTCGATGACGAACGCATCCGGGCCTGGGAAAAGGAACAGCCCCAGGCTGCGTAG
- a CDS encoding acyl-homoserine-lactone synthase: MLTVVDRGNIDRHRDLLDRAFRFRHDIFVDEKGWDDLRKADGFERDQFDDEHAVHHILLRNDEIVGYQRLLPTTRPHLLTSVLSDLCRTKPPRGPRIAEWTQFCVAPGHRESRPRSNGVFLALAQGVVEWGMAHNVDTVTAAIDWRLMVIAMQLRFFVRPLGFPKKLGRDEIVALRMSFNRETLATIHEARGSNDPVLRSSPALSSAA, encoded by the coding sequence ATGCTCACCGTTGTTGACAGAGGAAATATCGACCGACACCGCGACCTCCTGGATCGCGCCTTTCGCTTTCGCCATGACATTTTCGTTGACGAGAAGGGCTGGGACGACCTTCGCAAAGCCGACGGATTCGAGCGCGATCAATTCGACGACGAACACGCCGTCCATCATATTTTGCTGCGCAACGACGAGATCGTCGGATACCAGCGCCTGCTTCCCACGACGCGGCCGCATCTTCTGACCAGTGTGCTCAGCGATCTGTGCCGCACGAAGCCGCCGCGCGGCCCGCGCATCGCGGAATGGACGCAGTTCTGCGTCGCGCCGGGCCATCGCGAGTCTCGGCCGCGGTCGAACGGCGTGTTCCTCGCACTCGCCCAAGGCGTGGTCGAATGGGGGATGGCCCACAATGTCGACACCGTCACCGCGGCGATCGACTGGCGCCTGATGGTCATCGCCATGCAGCTCCGCTTCTTCGTTCGCCCGCTCGGATTTCCGAAGAAGCTCGGTCGCGATGAAATCGTCGCCCTGCGGATGTCTTTCAATCGCGAGACGCTTGCCACGATTCATGAGGCGCGAGGTTCGAACGACCCAGTGCTCCGATCTTCGCCCGCGCTTTCGTCAGCGGCATGA
- a CDS encoding IS5 family transposase codes for MPWSEADRAKYEVIRARYSSDMSEAELALISPLLPPPKRRGRKPTDAQIILNALFYLIRCGCPWRYLPKDFPPFTTVQNRFYAWRDSGVWAQIISVLVMDAREAESREAAPTAVVVDSQSVKTTEAGGPRGFDAGKKVKGRKRHLAVDTIGLPIECQITTADVQDRDALAPLLKAVHRKSPWVKMSFVDGGYQGDEAQRAAFEASRISITVVKRTDKEVKGFTVLPKRWVVERTLGWINRARRLSKDFEATIESALAWLQLALAFLLMRRLARAKASQN; via the coding sequence ATGCCGTGGAGCGAGGCCGATCGCGCGAAGTATGAAGTCATTCGGGCGCGCTATTCAAGCGATATGTCGGAGGCCGAACTGGCGCTGATTTCGCCGCTGTTGCCGCCGCCCAAACGGCGCGGACGCAAGCCGACAGATGCCCAGATCATTCTCAACGCCTTGTTTTATTTGATCCGCTGCGGCTGCCCATGGCGATATCTGCCGAAGGATTTTCCGCCGTTCACGACCGTGCAGAACCGCTTCTACGCGTGGCGCGACAGCGGCGTGTGGGCGCAAATCATCAGCGTTCTCGTGATGGACGCCCGCGAAGCGGAAAGCCGTGAGGCCGCGCCGACGGCTGTCGTCGTCGACAGCCAATCTGTCAAGACGACGGAAGCCGGCGGCCCCCGTGGTTTCGATGCGGGCAAGAAGGTCAAGGGGCGCAAGCGCCATCTCGCCGTCGACACGATCGGTCTGCCCATCGAATGCCAGATCACGACCGCCGACGTGCAGGACCGCGACGCTCTCGCGCCGTTGCTGAAAGCCGTGCATCGCAAAAGCCCGTGGGTGAAAATGTCCTTCGTCGACGGGGGTTATCAGGGGGATGAAGCCCAGCGCGCAGCCTTCGAGGCGAGCCGTATTTCCATCACCGTCGTCAAGCGAACCGATAAAGAGGTGAAAGGATTTACGGTGCTGCCGAAACGCTGGGTCGTCGAAAGGACGCTCGGTTGGATCAATCGCGCGCGCCGTCTGTCAAAAGACTTCGAGGCGACCATCGAATCCGCCCTCGCGTGGCTGCAATTGGCCCTGGCTTTCCTTCTCATGCGAAGGCTGGCGAGGGCAAAAGCCAGTCAGAATTGA